DNA from Paratractidigestivibacter faecalis:
CGCTTGCCGAGTTTGTCGGAGAGCCCGCAATCAGGCCGCTCAAGGTGGTCGTCGATCCCATGTACGGGTCGGCCACGGGCGTTCTTGCGGACCTCGTCCGCTCGCTTGGCCATGAGGTCATAGAGATACACGCCGAGAAGCTCGAGGACTTTGACGGCATTCATCCCGACCCAAAGGACCCCTGGGCAGACGCCTGCGAGCAGGCGGTAGTTGCCACGGGAGCTGACCTCGGCATTCTTGTTGACGGCGACGGAGACCGCGCCGCGGCCGTGGACGAATACGGAAACATCCTTGCGGTTCGCGAGCTCACGCCGCTTCTTCTCTCCTATATAGGAGGGGAGCTCGGAATGAGGGGCCGCGTCGTCACTACGCTGACATGCTCGGCAAGCGTCGAGCTCGAGGCCCGGAGGCTCGGGTTCGAGTACACCTCGGTCCCCGTCGGCTTTGGTCGCATATATAGAGAGCTGCAGGAGGGTGACGTCCTCTTGGGCGCGGAGGAGTATGGCGGAATTAGCATTCCGGCGCACCTCAAGGAGAGAGACGGCCTGCTGGTGAGCCTTCTTCTTGTCCAGATGGTCTCAAAGAGCGGCCTGACCCTGAGGGAGCTCGTCGACAAGCTTGACGCAGAAATCGGCAGCCGTCGCTATATCAGGCGAGACGTGCGCCTCGAGCCCGCACTCACCCAGGCGTTCAGAAACGTTCTTCCCGGCCTGAACCCCCAGGAGATTGCCGGAAGGGTTCCGGTGGAGGTGAGTCACGCAGATGGCCTACGCCTCCAGTTCGACGATGACTCCTGGGTTCTCATGCGCCCCTCGCGAACGGACTCCGTGGTCCGCGTCTATGCAGAGGCGCCGACGGCACGCGAGAGGGACGAGCTGCTGGAGTCAGCCTGCTCCATCGCCCGCGGCGGCTTCTAGCCGCCCGCCCCCCGAGTTGTGTAGGAACCGTGAACCCGCCGATTCCCGCCCCGGCCCGGCGGGAGGCAGCGTATATTAACTCCTCGCGCGGCGGCGGGGCACAGAGCCCGGCACGAGCGCGGCGAACCTTGAAAACCGGATACCGCGGCCCGAGAGGGCCGACAACCAGGACAGACTATAGGACAGGTTCTTGATACATGAGTGGAGTGTCATATCACTCCCGTCGAGTTCCTTGTCCCAAGGGATCCGAGTTAAACGACATGGCGCTCACCGGCCGGGACGGCTCGAAGCGAAGACTTATCCAGGCCCTAGGCCTGGTTCTTTGAACGGAGAGTTCGATCCTGGCTCAGGATGAACGCTGGCGGCGCGCCTAACACATGCAAGTCGAACGGTTAAGGCGCCCTTCGGGGCGCGAATAGAGTGGCGAACGGCTGAGTAACACGTGGGCAACCTGCCCCCCGCACCGGGACAGCCTCGGGAAACCGTGGGTAATACCGGGTACTCCGCCACCCCCGCATGGGGGAGGCGGGAGAGCGTATGCGGCGGGGGATGGGCCCGCGGCCTGTTAGCTAGTTGGCGGGGCAACGGCCCACCAAGGCGATTATGGGTAGCTGGGTTGAGAGACCGACCAGCCAGATTGGGACTGAGACACGGCCCAGACTCCTACGGGAGGCAGCAGTGGGGAATCTTGCGCAATGGGGGCAACCCTGACGCAGCGACGCCGCGTGCGGGACGAAGGCCTTCGGGTCGTAAACCGCTTTCAGCAGGGACGAGGCCGAAAGGTGACGGTACCTGCAGAAGAAGCCCCGGCTAACTACGTGCCAGCAGCCGCGGTAATACGTAGGGGGCGAGCGTTATCCGGATTCATTGGGCGTAAAGCGCTCGTAGGCTGCCCGCTAGGTCCGGGGTCAAATCCGGGGGCTCAACCCCCGCACGCCCCGGATACCGGCGGGCTTGAGTCGGGTAGGGGAAGGCGGAATTCCAGGTGTAGCGGTGGAATGCGCAGATATCTGGAAGAACACCGGTGGCGAAGGCGGCCTTCTGGGCCTCGACTGACGCTGAGGAGCGAAAGCTGGGGGAGCGAACAGGATTAGATACCCTGGTAGTCCCAGCCGTAAACGATGGACGCTAGGTGTGGGGGGAGATGCCCTCCGTGCCGCAGCCAACGCATTAAGCGTCCCGCCTGGGGAGTACGGCCGCAAGGCTAAAACTCAAAGGAATTGACGGGGGCCCGCACAAGCAGCGGAGCATGTGGCTTAATTCGAAGCAACGCGAAGAACCTTACCAGCGCTTGACATTATGGTGAAGCCGGGGAGACCCGGTGGCCGAGAGGAGCCATAACAGGTGGTGCATGGCTGTCGTCAGCTCGTGTCGTGAGATGTTGGGTTAAGTCCCGCAACGAGCGCAACCCCCGTCGCGTGTTGCCAGCGGTTCAGCCGGGCACCCGCGCGAGACCGCCGGCGTCAAGCCGGAGGAGGGTGGGGACGACGTCAAGTCATCATGCCCCTTATGCGCTGGGCCGCACACGTGCTACAATGGCCGGCACAACGGGCTGCCACGCCGCAAGGCGGAGCGAATCCCCAAAGCCGGCCCCAGTTCGGACCGGGGCTGCAACCCGCCCCCGCGAAGTCGGAGTTGCTAGTAATCGCGGATCAGCACGCCGCGGTGAATGCGTTCCCGGGCCTTGTACACACCGCCCGTCACACCACCCGAGTCGCCTGCACCCGAAGTCGCCGGCCCAACCCGCAAGGGGGGGAGGTGCCGAAGGTGTGGCTGGTAAGGGGGGTGAAGTCGTAACAAGGTAGCCGTACCGGAAGGTGCGGCTGGATCACCTCCTTTCTAGGGAGAGACAAGTCTCATCTAGAGAATCGATTATGACGACGGGCCGTCCCGTCAGGCCGAGGCGCCATGCCTCG
Protein-coding regions in this window:
- a CDS encoding phosphohexomutase domain-containing protein gives rise to the protein MERTTPIIRFGNDGWHARFDEGFDSQNVIRVADALGLLWADAAPDSGGSVYVGFDTRHRSEEFAREVAGAIASYGLAVKVSSSPCPTPVVGWNCAHDPKALGGVVITSSERSCEYGGLIVRGADGGTCPREFLDKVEQEIFQQASTEAGPFEVADFTSPYIRALAEFVGEPAIRPLKVVVDPMYGSATGVLADLVRSLGHEVIEIHAEKLEDFDGIHPDPKDPWADACEQAVVATGADLGILVDGDGDRAAAVDEYGNILAVRELTPLLLSYIGGELGMRGRVVTTLTCSASVELEARRLGFEYTSVPVGFGRIYRELQEGDVLLGAEEYGGISIPAHLKERDGLLVSLLLVQMVSKSGLTLRELVDKLDAEIGSRRYIRRDVRLEPALTQAFRNVLPGLNPQEIAGRVPVEVSHADGLRLQFDDDSWVLMRPSRTDSVVRVYAEAPTARERDELLESACSIARGGF